CCTACGAACACATTCAGCAAGAAGAAAATGTTTCAGCTGATCAAATCCTTTTAGATATTATTGCCGAGCATAAAGAAAACCTAGAATTCATAAGTATCAACGCACCTCTCACAATGCCTAAATGTGTGACGTGTCGTCTAACATGCCCTGGTTATGAAAATTGCAAAGAAAAAGAAATTGTTTGGATGTGGAAGCAACATGCAAAGTATAAGAAAAAGAAAAAGCGTGTAAAACTATTCACTCCTTACACGCAACGTGCTGCTGAAATGTATATTGCCTCAGAGTTAGAGGCTGAGTTTCACCCGCAAGAGGCTTTGGGCTCTAATATGGCCCCACTTACAGCGCGTGCTCAGTATTTGCTCAAACGACTCCCTAAGGGGAAGCTTATGGAAATATTCCCTAAACTTTCTGTCTCGAGAATTGGCCAGTCTTTAAAGTTGAATAGAAGTCATTTAGATCATTACAAACATCAGGTGGGTGGTGTTGAAAGTCGTCAAATATTTTTACAAGCACTTTTGAAACGAGATATCGTTTTTATTTATCAACAAGATTTTCAAAAACTCATTGATAATATTAATAGTTTTGATTCTTTTATTGCCGCATTTACTGGTTTTTTGAAATTCAAAGATCAGTGTGAAGAAATTCCAAAAGATTTTCCTAAAGGTGAGGGTTGGATTGATTTTCCAGTAAGAAATCCGGAATTGTTTTAAAAAGCTAGAGCTAAAATTCCTAAAATACTAAGTATGGTACCAAAAATAA
The window above is part of the Oligoflexia bacterium genome. Proteins encoded here:
- a CDS encoding DUF429 domain-containing protein — translated: MSTIRVSGLSSQTHSSRSRDKNKLKVHRFIGLALGGGKNDRTALSVLDYYPSQNKLFLTHTYEHIQQEENVSADQILLDIIAEHKENLEFISINAPLTMPKCVTCRLTCPGYENCKEKEIVWMWKQHAKYKKKKKRVKLFTPYTQRAAEMYIASELEAEFHPQEALGSNMAPLTARAQYLLKRLPKGKLMEIFPKLSVSRIGQSLKLNRSHLDHYKHQVGGVESRQIFLQALLKRDIVFIYQQDFQKLIDNINSFDSFIAAFTGFLKFKDQCEEIPKDFPKGEGWIDFPVRNPELF